Proteins encoded within one genomic window of Gloeobacter kilaueensis JS1:
- a CDS encoding VWA domain-containing protein yields the protein MSDLERLRRARWRLILGSGSEAVLGGTLDGTLQQREQVLAFLYDREYQPQRNVRQGDLGESRLSVPEWINAVHELFPKKTIERLERDALDRYQIEQMVTNPELLSRAQPSEALLKAVLRTRHLMNQQVLALARQLVQRVIDQLLEKFARPVNQPFLGAVDRRRRSYLKIAGNFDARTTIRRNLRTYDPSSRRLFIETPYFYSRVRRQVDRWQLIILVDESGSMIDSVIHAAVTAAIFFGIRSLRTHLCIFDTAVVDLSDQCSDPVETLMKVQLGGGTDIGQALAYAASLVEYPRRAIVVLITDFYEGAPLQRLLSEAKKLVESGVTLLGLAALDAEAKPTYDRDTAQKLVNLGAQVAAMTPGELAAWVAEKVR from the coding sequence ATGTCTGATCTTGAGCGGTTACGGCGGGCGCGCTGGCGGCTGATTTTAGGCAGTGGCAGCGAAGCGGTGCTGGGCGGGACCCTCGATGGCACCCTCCAGCAACGCGAGCAGGTGCTGGCCTTTTTGTACGACCGCGAGTACCAGCCCCAGCGCAATGTCCGCCAGGGCGATCTGGGCGAATCGCGCCTGAGCGTGCCCGAGTGGATCAACGCCGTTCACGAACTGTTTCCCAAAAAGACGATCGAGCGGCTGGAGCGCGACGCCCTCGATCGCTATCAGATCGAGCAGATGGTCACCAATCCGGAGTTACTCAGCCGCGCCCAGCCCTCCGAGGCGCTTCTTAAAGCCGTCCTGCGCACCAGGCATCTGATGAACCAGCAGGTGCTCGCCCTTGCCCGCCAGCTGGTGCAGCGGGTGATCGACCAGTTGCTCGAAAAATTTGCAAGGCCGGTGAATCAGCCCTTCCTCGGGGCGGTGGATCGCAGGCGGCGCTCGTATCTCAAGATTGCAGGCAACTTCGATGCGCGCACGACGATCCGCCGCAACCTGCGCACCTACGATCCGTCCAGCAGGCGGCTTTTTATCGAGACGCCCTACTTTTATTCGCGGGTGCGCCGCCAGGTGGACCGCTGGCAGTTGATTATTCTCGTAGACGAGTCCGGCAGCATGATCGACAGCGTCATCCACGCAGCGGTGACGGCGGCGATCTTCTTTGGCATCCGCAGCCTGCGCACCCACCTGTGCATCTTCGATACCGCCGTCGTCGATCTGAGCGACCAGTGCAGCGATCCGGTCGAGACCCTGATGAAAGTCCAGCTGGGAGGCGGCACCGACATCGGCCAGGCGCTCGCCTACGCCGCCTCGCTGGTCGAGTATCCGCGCCGGGCGATCGTCGTCTTGATCACCGACTTTTACGAAGGGGCACCGCTGCAGCGGCTCTTGAGCGAAGCTAAAAAGCTCGTCGAATCTGGCGTCACCCTGCTGGGCCTCGCTGCCCTCGACGCCGAGGCCAAGCCCACCTACGACCGCGACACCGCCCAAAAACTGGTCAATCTCGGCGCGCAGGTCGCGGCGATGACGCCGGGGGAACTGGCGGCCTGGGTGGCCGAGAAGGTGCGCTAG
- the argH gene encoding argininosuccinate lyase codes for MTTTPWSSRFEEGLHPAIAAFNASIGFDIELIEYDLTGSVAHAQMLAHTGILSAAEAEAIVTGLEQIRSEWRSGQFLPAIDQEDVHFAVERRLVAIVGEVGKKLHTARSRNDQVNTDLRLWQRARIDAIAERLLDFERVLLDLAKAHVETLIPGYTHLQRAQPVSLAHHLLAYVEMAERDRSRLEEVRARTNICPLGSGALAGTVLPIDRHYTARLLGFAGVSENSLDAVSDRDFAVEFLAALSLIAVHLSRLAEEMVLWASQEFRFVLLTDRCATGSSLMPQKKNPDVPELVRGKSGRVFGHLLAMLTTLKGLPLAYNKDLQEDKEALFDAARTIEASVEAMTILMREGIDFQSDRLSAAVGEDFSNATDAADYLVRRGVPFRSAYGIIGAVVKHCLGAGLLLRELPIDEWQRFHPAFEADLYAAIAPETVVAARNSYGGTGFEQVRAALARAEARLQAAVASK; via the coding sequence ATGACCACTACTCCCTGGAGCAGCCGCTTTGAAGAGGGGCTGCACCCGGCCATCGCTGCCTTCAATGCGAGCATTGGCTTTGACATCGAACTTATCGAATACGACCTGACAGGCTCTGTGGCCCACGCCCAGATGCTGGCCCACACAGGCATCTTGAGTGCTGCAGAAGCCGAGGCGATCGTGACCGGCCTGGAGCAGATTCGATCGGAGTGGCGCTCAGGCCAGTTTTTGCCCGCGATCGACCAGGAGGACGTTCACTTTGCCGTCGAGCGCCGGTTGGTGGCGATCGTGGGCGAAGTTGGAAAAAAACTGCACACTGCCCGCTCGCGCAACGATCAGGTCAACACCGACCTCAGACTCTGGCAGCGCGCCCGCATCGATGCCATTGCCGAGCGGTTGCTGGACTTCGAGCGCGTGCTTCTTGATCTGGCAAAAGCGCACGTCGAGACGCTGATACCCGGCTACACCCACCTGCAGCGCGCCCAGCCGGTGAGTCTTGCCCACCACCTGCTCGCCTACGTCGAGATGGCCGAGCGCGACCGCAGCCGCCTGGAGGAAGTGCGCGCCCGCACCAACATCTGCCCGCTCGGTTCCGGAGCGCTGGCAGGGACAGTACTGCCTATCGACCGCCACTACACTGCCCGGTTGCTCGGTTTTGCCGGGGTGAGCGAAAATTCTCTCGACGCGGTGAGCGACCGCGATTTTGCCGTCGAATTTCTCGCGGCGTTGAGTTTGATCGCTGTTCACCTGAGTCGCCTGGCAGAAGAAATGGTCCTCTGGGCGAGCCAGGAATTTCGCTTCGTCCTTCTTACCGACCGTTGTGCCACCGGTTCGAGCCTGATGCCCCAAAAGAAAAATCCGGATGTGCCGGAGCTGGTGCGGGGCAAAAGTGGCCGGGTCTTTGGTCATCTGCTGGCGATGCTCACCACTCTCAAGGGCTTGCCCCTCGCCTACAACAAAGACCTCCAGGAAGACAAAGAAGCGCTCTTCGATGCGGCGCGCACGATCGAAGCTTCTGTTGAAGCGATGACGATTTTGATGCGCGAGGGCATCGACTTTCAAAGCGACCGCCTCTCTGCCGCCGTGGGCGAGGACTTTTCCAACGCCACCGACGCCGCCGACTATCTGGTGCGCAGGGGCGTTCCCTTTCGCTCGGCTTACGGCATCATCGGCGCAGTGGTCAAGCACTGCCTGGGCGCGGGCTTGCTCTTGCGCGAGCTGCCGATTGACGAATGGCAGCGGTTCCATCCGGCCTTCGAGGCGGACCTCTACGCGGCCATCGCCCCCGAAACGGTGGTGGCAGCGCGCAACTCCTACGGCGGCACCGGCTTCGAGCAGGTGCGAGCCGCCCTCGCACGGGCCGAAGCGCGCCTGCAGGCAGCGGTTGCATCGAAGTAG